In Planktothrix serta PCC 8927, a single window of DNA contains:
- a CDS encoding ribbon-helix-helix domain-containing protein, which translates to MMNLLNLSLPESIQTFVEHQVVKGGYANANEYILDLLRQEQVKIERVESLLLEGLESGEPIELTDEWWDQKRSQLIQHFQPE; encoded by the coding sequence ATGATGAACTTACTCAATCTTTCTCTCCCTGAGTCAATTCAAACTTTTGTTGAACACCAAGTTGTTAAAGGAGGTTATGCTAATGCTAACGAATATATCCTAGATTTGCTGCGTCAAGAACAAGTAAAAATAGAACGAGTTGAATCTTTATTATTAGAAGGGTTAGAAAGTGGTGAACCGATAGAGTTAACAGATGAATGGTGGGATCAAAAACGTTCTCAATTAATACAACATTTTCAACCAGAGTAA
- a CDS encoding type II toxin-antitoxin system RelE/ParE family toxin, translating into MTKRIIITPKASQDIDDHFMYISSRNQNAALRFFDAVRETLANLARMSEIGGLYPINNVRLEKLRRWSVKGFEKYLIFYLSFEDRILIVRILHSARDIERILTEE; encoded by the coding sequence ATGACTAAAAGAATTATAATCACTCCTAAAGCCAGCCAAGATATTGATGATCATTTTATGTATATTTCTTCGAGAAATCAGAATGCAGCATTACGTTTTTTTGATGCAGTCCGTGAAACCTTAGCAAACTTGGCTAGAATGTCAGAAATAGGGGGTTTGTATCCTATTAATAATGTTCGTTTAGAAAAGTTAAGGAGATGGTCAGTTAAAGGATTTGAAAAGTATTTAATCTTTTATTTATCCTTTGAAGATCGGATTTTAATTGTTCGCATTCTTCACTCGGCTAGAGATATTGAAAGAATTTTAACAGAAGAATAA
- a CDS encoding pyridoxal-phosphate-dependent aminotransferase family protein, translating to MSLVSPAVNDKNRVIPPELNVPPRLLLGPGPSNANPRVLQALAMSPIGHLDPYFLQLMNEVQTLLRYAWQTDNPMTIPISGTGSAAMEATLANIVEPGDVVLVGIMGYFGYRLVDMAGRYGADVRKLVKPWGRVFSLEELRQGLETHRPKVLAIVHAETSTGACQPLEGLGALCREFDCLLLVDTVTSLGGVPLFLDSWGVDLSYSCSQKGLGCPPGLGPFTMSPRAVEKLKNRSTKVANWYLDVSLLSQYWGQDRVYHHTAPVNMNYALREALRILAQEGLEASWNRHLTNAKLLWEGLNDLGLVCHVHEDYRLPTLTTVRIPEGVDGKAISRQLLTEYNIEIGNGLGELAGQVWRIGLMGYNSRPENVLLFLSALKRVLNR from the coding sequence ATGAGTTTAGTTTCACCTGCGGTTAATGATAAAAATCGAGTTATTCCCCCAGAGTTGAATGTTCCTCCCCGTCTGTTATTAGGGCCGGGGCCATCCAATGCCAACCCCCGTGTATTACAAGCGCTGGCGATGTCTCCCATCGGACACCTTGACCCCTATTTTCTGCAACTGATGAACGAGGTACAAACCCTGTTGCGCTATGCTTGGCAAACCGATAACCCCATGACTATCCCCATAAGTGGGACGGGAAGCGCTGCAATGGAGGCGACTCTGGCGAATATTGTTGAACCTGGAGACGTGGTTTTAGTGGGGATAATGGGATATTTTGGCTATCGGTTAGTCGATATGGCGGGCCGTTATGGGGCCGATGTGCGAAAATTAGTCAAACCCTGGGGTCGGGTGTTTAGTTTGGAAGAACTGCGGCAAGGGCTGGAAACCCATCGTCCCAAGGTGTTAGCAATAGTTCATGCGGAAACGTCTACAGGCGCTTGTCAACCGTTGGAAGGGTTGGGCGCATTGTGTCGAGAATTTGATTGTTTGCTATTAGTTGATACCGTTACCAGTTTAGGCGGTGTGCCCTTATTTTTGGATAGTTGGGGTGTGGATTTATCTTATAGTTGTAGTCAAAAAGGGTTAGGTTGTCCCCCCGGTTTAGGGCCGTTTACCATGAGTCCTCGCGCTGTTGAAAAATTAAAAAATCGTTCAACAAAAGTGGCGAATTGGTATTTAGATGTATCGCTTCTGTCTCAATATTGGGGTCAGGATCGAGTCTATCACCATACTGCCCCCGTTAATATGAATTATGCCTTGCGAGAAGCTCTCAGAATTTTAGCCCAAGAAGGATTAGAAGCTAGTTGGAATCGTCATCTAACTAATGCTAAATTATTATGGGAGGGGTTAAACGATTTGGGATTAGTTTGTCATGTTCACGAAGATTATCGTTTACCTACATTAACAACGGTTCGCATTCCTGAAGGGGTGGATGGAAAAGCGATTTCTCGTCAATTATTGACCGAATATAATATTGAAATCGGCAACGGTTTAGGAGAATTAGCGGGTCAAGTTTGGCGAATTGGGTTAATGGGATATAATAGCCGTCCTGAAAATGTTCTGTTATTCTTATCGGCGTTAAAACGGGTTTTAAATCGTTAA
- a CDS encoding Eco57I restriction-modification methylase domain-containing protein, with protein MQVTKTLFQNKILNNAIRNFTFPDDLLDRHEILQRWINTLKAGTLEKVKETSLQGDFLKDIFQDILGYRSVISGEGKTWEIHAEQTISDGGGFADGALGLFTAIEGKAGKVKLQGKIIAPIELKSAKNDLDRPAPGRKLSAVEQGWQYANYTENCRWVIVSNYRELRLYQLTKTPAYFERFLLTDLEAIANFKKLYYLLCRTNFLPKTGQQQSIIDRLLADSDTAQQEITEQLYQDYYNVRINLVNHFCFTGPKNLPNRDNILIEKAQKTLDRILFLAFCQDRGLLPKNTLNNAHDYKDPYHTKLIWDNYKSVFSWVDKGNEDPPIPGYNGGLFEHDPLLDEQLTVPDPLCTQLKNLTKYDFETEVSVDILGHIFEQSITDLEALKAKTQNQDFNQKSGKRKTQGIFYTPAFITQYIVQVALGAYLKQKEDELRDRFQLNITTKTPKKQQKSAEIEFWQTYRDQILKQTKVCDPACGSGAFLIAAFDYLFQDYQRVNQALSSLLITPETELERLDTMILTQNLYGVDLSAESVEITKLSLWLKTAEPGKSLTDLDDNIKQGNSIIADADFTDKPFNWETEFPEVFAKGGFDVVIGNPPYVRQELLSPIKPYLKDHYQSYNGVADLYAYFYEKGLNILKPAGKLSYIVTNKWLKAGYGEPLRRFFIENSTFEQIIDFGHAPIFEDADTFPCIISVYKLSPSQVETTELKTSIPSEFNVKLCPIPKEKLVNINLTQYVQNQGYDVAWSRFTSESWNLERPDVEELMNKIQRVGIPLKDFAGVKPLYGIKTGLNEAFLIDDETKNKIVQADPKSAEIIKPLLRGQDIKRWYSTSENLWIIFTRRGLEIDDYPAIKNHLNSYRQKLEPCPKNWNKNQEGEWLGRKAGHYQWYEIQDAVDYWEILEQPKILYQEINTYPAYTIDRNNYYVNNKVFILPKADFYICGCLNSPLGWWIAYQLFPKMIGDSVTPRGDLMINFPIGEPTDQIRDEVESIVTRLIEITKTNQTANDDVLTWLQIQYKVKKISRKLESFADLSFEELIEEVIKQLPKSKSSDPLGVKGLKSIREAYNEYVPAIQTRKQEALNLEKRLSDLVNQAYQLTPEEIELIWKTAPPRMPFYPS; from the coding sequence ATGCAAGTCACTAAAACCTTATTTCAAAATAAAATCCTCAATAATGCTATTCGCAATTTTACCTTTCCTGATGATTTGCTAGACCGTCATGAAATTCTTCAACGTTGGATTAATACCTTAAAAGCAGGAACACTAGAAAAAGTTAAAGAAACGTCTTTACAAGGGGATTTTTTAAAAGATATTTTTCAGGATATTTTAGGATATCGGTCTGTGATTTCAGGAGAGGGGAAAACCTGGGAAATTCACGCCGAACAAACGATTTCTGATGGGGGTGGATTTGCTGATGGTGCGTTAGGATTATTTACAGCAATTGAAGGGAAAGCGGGAAAGGTTAAACTTCAGGGTAAAATTATTGCACCGATTGAATTAAAAAGTGCTAAAAACGATTTAGATCGACCTGCACCCGGACGCAAACTTTCTGCGGTTGAACAAGGTTGGCAATATGCGAATTATACTGAAAATTGTCGTTGGGTGATTGTCTCTAATTATCGAGAATTACGTCTTTATCAACTTACTAAGACACCCGCTTACTTTGAACGTTTTTTATTAACTGACTTAGAAGCGATCGCTAATTTCAAAAAGCTTTATTATTTACTCTGTCGGACTAACTTTTTACCCAAAACCGGACAACAACAATCTATTATAGATCGGTTATTGGCTGATTCCGATACCGCACAACAAGAAATTACAGAACAACTCTATCAAGATTATTATAATGTCCGAATTAATCTCGTTAATCATTTTTGCTTCACCGGGCCTAAAAATCTCCCAAATCGAGATAATATTTTAATTGAGAAAGCTCAAAAAACCTTAGATAGAATTTTATTTTTAGCCTTTTGTCAAGATAGAGGGTTATTACCTAAAAACACCCTAAATAATGCTCATGATTACAAAGATCCTTATCATACTAAATTAATTTGGGATAATTATAAATCAGTATTTTCTTGGGTCGATAAAGGAAATGAAGATCCGCCAATTCCAGGTTATAATGGGGGATTATTTGAACATGATCCGTTATTAGATGAACAGTTAACGGTTCCTGACCCGCTTTGTACACAACTCAAAAATTTAACTAAATATGACTTTGAAACTGAGGTTTCTGTTGATATTTTAGGACATATTTTTGAACAATCAATTACAGATTTAGAAGCCTTAAAAGCTAAAACTCAAAACCAAGATTTTAATCAAAAATCAGGGAAACGCAAAACCCAAGGAATTTTTTATACTCCAGCGTTTATTACTCAATATATTGTGCAGGTAGCCTTGGGAGCTTATCTCAAACAAAAAGAAGATGAATTGCGCGATCGCTTTCAATTAAATATTACCACAAAAACACCTAAAAAGCAACAAAAATCGGCAGAAATTGAATTTTGGCAAACCTATCGAGATCAAATTTTAAAACAAACCAAAGTTTGTGATCCCGCTTGCGGCTCTGGGGCATTTTTAATCGCGGCTTTTGATTATTTATTCCAAGATTATCAACGAGTTAATCAAGCCTTATCTTCCCTATTAATAACGCCAGAAACAGAGTTAGAACGTTTAGATACAATGATTTTAACTCAAAACTTATATGGAGTTGATTTATCGGCGGAGTCGGTCGAAATTACTAAATTATCCCTGTGGTTAAAAACGGCTGAACCTGGAAAATCCTTAACGGATTTAGATGATAATATTAAACAAGGTAATTCTATTATTGCTGATGCTGACTTTACCGATAAACCCTTTAACTGGGAAACAGAATTTCCAGAAGTCTTTGCTAAGGGTGGGTTTGATGTGGTGATCGGAAATCCTCCCTATGTCCGACAAGAATTATTATCTCCAATTAAACCCTATTTAAAAGATCATTATCAATCCTATAATGGGGTAGCTGATTTATACGCTTATTTCTATGAAAAAGGGTTAAATATCCTCAAACCTGCTGGAAAATTATCTTATATTGTTACGAATAAATGGTTAAAAGCGGGTTATGGTGAACCCTTGCGTCGGTTTTTTATTGAAAATAGCACTTTTGAGCAAATTATTGATTTTGGACACGCCCCAATTTTTGAGGATGCAGATACTTTTCCCTGTATTATATCGGTTTATAAACTATCTCCCTCTCAAGTTGAAACCACTGAACTCAAAACCTCTATTCCTTCTGAATTTAATGTTAAACTTTGTCCAATTCCAAAAGAAAAATTAGTTAATATTAACTTAACTCAATATGTCCAAAATCAAGGTTATGATGTGGCTTGGTCAAGGTTTACAAGTGAATCTTGGAATTTAGAACGTCCAGACGTTGAGGAGTTAATGAATAAAATTCAGCGTGTGGGAATTCCTCTTAAAGATTTCGCCGGAGTTAAACCGTTATATGGAATTAAAACTGGGTTAAATGAAGCCTTTTTAATTGATGATGAGACTAAAAATAAAATTGTTCAAGCTGACCCAAAATCCGCCGAAATTATTAAACCTTTACTCCGAGGTCAGGATATTAAACGGTGGTATTCTACATCAGAAAATTTATGGATAATTTTTACTAGACGAGGGTTAGAAATTGATGATTATCCGGCTATTAAAAATCATCTCAATTCCTATCGCCAAAAATTAGAACCTTGTCCTAAAAATTGGAATAAAAACCAAGAGGGGGAATGGTTGGGACGCAAAGCCGGTCATTATCAATGGTATGAAATTCAAGATGCAGTAGATTATTGGGAAATTTTGGAACAACCCAAAATCCTTTATCAAGAAATTAATACCTATCCAGCTTATACAATAGATAGGAACAATTACTATGTCAATAATAAAGTTTTTATTTTACCGAAGGCAGATTTTTATATTTGCGGTTGTCTTAACTCGCCTTTAGGTTGGTGGATAGCTTATCAATTATTTCCCAAAATGATCGGAGATTCTGTTACACCGCGTGGAGATTTAATGATTAATTTTCCTATCGGAGAACCTACAGATCAAATTCGTGATGAAGTTGAATCAATTGTTACTCGCTTAATTGAAATCACAAAAACAAATCAAACCGCTAATGATGATGTTTTAACTTGGTTACAAATTCAATATAAAGTTAAAAAAATTAGTCGAAAATTAGAAAGTTTTGCCGACCTGAGTTTTGAAGAATTAATCGAAGAAGTGATCAAACAATTACCAAAAAGTAAATCATCTGATCCTTTAGGAGTCAAAGGATTAAAATCAATACGAGAAGCTTATAACGAATATGTACCCGCCATTCAAACTCGCAAACAAGAAGCACTAAACTTAGAAAAACGGTTATCGGATTTAGTCAATCAAGCCTATCAATTAACCCCAGAAGAAATAGAATTAATCTGGAAAACAGCACCCCCTAGAATGCCCTTTTATCCCAGTTAA